One window of the Labilibaculum sp. genome contains the following:
- a CDS encoding efflux RND transporter periplasmic adaptor subunit, whose translation MKKIINNIKENYKLVISVLVIGVLLGLIFSGSSDKTVTGTNAVEGHEGHNHESEDPTTWTCSMHPQIKQDKPGKCPICAMDLIPLINRQSAGDDVSPNEIVMTESAAKLAAIQTMKVQLGVPEKSVRMQGKIHADERNISELTARFGGRIEKLFVNFTGQTVRKGDKLATIYSPDLVTAQRELLEAISFKSSRPSLYLASKGKLKLWDLTDKQIEEIETKGEPMLYFDVLSPISGTVTVRNVAIGDYIKEGTKLFEVVDLSKLWVMLDAYESDLPWIKVNDKLEFTVQAMPGKNYEAKVTFIDPFIDGNTRVAKVRAEVLNKNQQLKPEMFVNGILKSKTEKGLNKILIPKSAVLWTGKRSVVYVKVPNRETPSFLYREIVLGSEAGAFFVVSEGLKENEEIAINGVFKIDAAAQLIGLPSMMNPEGGKVSMGHNHGDMDVGNSMQKMEGTVVDEKFKKQLTGFYNEYLLLTKAFVTSNPSLVKPATESLLSKLSTIDMELLKGDKHMEWMTNLNVLEVSLKAIAASKDIDAQRTAFAPFNQALYKSIKSFGLDKVTTYYQFCPMADDDKGAYWFSNSEEIQNPYFGDMMLGCGEVKEIIK comes from the coding sequence GGTAATTTCGGTTTTGGTAATTGGAGTTTTACTCGGACTGATATTTTCCGGATCATCAGATAAAACAGTTACAGGTACAAATGCTGTTGAAGGGCACGAAGGGCACAATCATGAATCTGAAGATCCAACTACCTGGACCTGTTCCATGCATCCGCAAATAAAACAGGATAAGCCAGGAAAATGTCCGATATGTGCAATGGATTTAATTCCTCTTATCAATAGGCAATCGGCAGGAGATGATGTGAGTCCAAATGAAATTGTGATGACAGAATCTGCGGCTAAATTGGCGGCGATTCAAACGATGAAGGTTCAGTTAGGTGTTCCTGAAAAATCGGTTCGTATGCAGGGGAAAATTCATGCAGATGAAAGAAATATATCGGAATTGACGGCTCGTTTTGGAGGGAGAATAGAGAAGCTATTTGTCAACTTCACAGGACAAACAGTTCGTAAAGGCGACAAACTGGCTACTATTTATTCTCCAGACCTGGTAACAGCGCAGCGAGAATTGTTGGAGGCAATTAGTTTTAAATCATCACGTCCGTCCTTATATCTCGCATCTAAAGGGAAATTGAAATTATGGGATCTTACCGACAAGCAAATTGAGGAGATTGAAACAAAAGGAGAACCAATGCTGTATTTTGACGTGTTGTCTCCAATTTCGGGAACCGTTACTGTGCGGAATGTTGCCATTGGCGACTATATAAAAGAAGGAACCAAGTTGTTCGAAGTAGTTGATTTATCGAAACTTTGGGTGATGCTGGATGCGTATGAAAGTGATTTGCCCTGGATAAAAGTGAATGATAAGCTTGAGTTTACAGTGCAGGCGATGCCAGGTAAGAATTATGAAGCTAAGGTGACTTTTATCGATCCGTTTATTGACGGCAATACCAGAGTAGCAAAAGTGAGAGCAGAGGTTTTAAATAAAAATCAGCAGCTTAAACCGGAAATGTTTGTGAACGGGATTTTGAAATCTAAAACTGAGAAAGGATTGAATAAAATACTGATTCCGAAATCCGCAGTGCTTTGGACAGGAAAAAGATCTGTTGTGTATGTAAAAGTTCCGAATCGGGAAACCCCGTCATTTTTGTATCGGGAAATAGTTTTAGGATCCGAAGCAGGCGCATTTTTTGTTGTGAGTGAGGGCTTGAAAGAGAATGAAGAAATTGCAATAAACGGAGTCTTTAAAATTGATGCTGCCGCTCAGCTAATTGGGCTTCCAAGTATGATGAATCCTGAAGGAGGAAAAGTCTCAATGGGTCACAATCACGGAGACATGGATGTCGGTAATTCGATGCAAAAAATGGAAGGCACTGTGGTGGATGAAAAATTTAAAAAGCAATTAACAGGTTTTTATAACGAATATTTGTTGCTCACAAAAGCTTTTGTTACCTCCAACCCATCTTTGGTTAAGCCTGCCACGGAATCCTTACTGTCAAAACTGAGTACTATTGACATGGAGCTGTTAAAAGGAGATAAACATATGGAGTGGATGACCAATTTAAATGTACTTGAGGTCAGCTTGAAAGCGATTGCTGCCAGTAAAGATATTGATGCGCAAAGAACTGCTTTTGCCCCATTTAACCAGGCTTTGTATAAAAGTATAAAATCTTTTGGTTTGGATAAAGTAACAACTTACTATCAATTTTGCCCCATGGCTGATGATGATAAAGGAGCTTACTGGTTCAGCAATTCAGAGGAAATACAAAACCCTTATTTTGGAGATATGATGCTCGGATGCGGAGAAGTGAAAGAAATTATTAAGTAA